The following coding sequences are from one Streptomyces venezuelae window:
- a CDS encoding penicillin acylase family protein has product MRIRTRRTTAVGVTLLTALALLPASGAGAAPKDTRASGGGLHATIRYTEYGIPHILAEDYANLGFGTGWAQAADQVCTLADGYLTVRGERSRHFGPDASPGSALSSASTNLGSDLYFRGVREAGTVEKLLAQPAPAGPSRRTKELMRGFAAGYNAWLKQNRITDPACAKADWVRPITALDVARQGFAVQVLSGQGRGIDGITSAAPPSAPRAGATARRTAPDPRRTAEAARDLFSSQDADMGSNAVAFSGETTANGRGLLLGNPHYPWQGGRRFWQSQQTIPGELNVSGGSLLGTSVVNIGFNGDVAWSHTVATGVTLNLHQLTLDPADPTVYLVDGKRRKMVKRTVTVPVKDGAPVTRTQYWTRYGPVVTGLGAQLPLPWSSTTAYALNDPNAVNLRGSDTDLGFGKARSTAGILKSLRETQGLPWVNTVAADRHGHSLLSQSQVLPRITDELAERCSTPLGKVTYPASGVAVLDGSRGACALGSDKDAVQPGIFGPSRMPTLEDAPYAENSNDSAWLTNADHPITGYERIFGTIGTQRSMRTRGAVEDVAAMAEKGDLTVRDLQRQQFANRVPAADLAAADTAKACAALPGGTATSSDGRAVDVHRACEALARWDHRMDTDSRGALLFDRFWRKLTATVPNAQLWKVPFSAADPVRTPHTLDTSLPGFRTALADAVTELTAAGADVGDPLGAHQYVVRDGRRIPVSGGTESLGVWNKIEANWDKKAGYTEVAHGSSHIQAVGWNSGGCPEARTLLSYSQSSNPNSPHYSDQTKLYGKERWVTSRFCERDILRDPELEVVRVRERR; this is encoded by the coding sequence ATGCGCATCCGCACGAGACGCACGACAGCCGTGGGAGTCACCCTGCTGACGGCGTTGGCCCTGCTCCCGGCGTCCGGCGCGGGCGCCGCGCCCAAGGACACACGCGCCTCGGGCGGTGGCCTGCACGCCACCATCCGCTACACCGAGTACGGCATCCCGCACATACTCGCCGAGGACTACGCGAACCTCGGTTTCGGCACCGGCTGGGCCCAGGCCGCCGACCAGGTGTGCACGCTCGCCGACGGCTATCTGACCGTGCGCGGCGAGCGCTCGCGGCACTTCGGACCCGACGCCTCCCCCGGTTCCGCGCTGTCGTCGGCGTCCACGAACCTCGGCAGCGACCTGTACTTCCGCGGTGTGCGGGAGGCCGGGACCGTGGAGAAGCTCCTCGCGCAGCCCGCGCCCGCCGGGCCGAGCCGCCGCACGAAGGAGCTGATGCGGGGCTTCGCCGCGGGCTACAACGCCTGGCTGAAGCAGAACCGCATCACCGACCCGGCCTGCGCCAAGGCCGACTGGGTGCGTCCGATCACCGCGCTCGACGTGGCGCGGCAGGGCTTCGCCGTGCAGGTGCTCAGCGGGCAGGGCCGCGGGATCGACGGCATCACGTCCGCCGCACCGCCGTCCGCCCCGCGAGCGGGAGCGACCGCCCGGCGGACCGCGCCGGACCCGCGGCGCACCGCTGAGGCGGCCCGCGACCTGTTCTCGTCGCAGGACGCCGACATGGGTTCCAACGCCGTCGCGTTCAGCGGCGAGACCACGGCGAACGGGAGGGGCCTGCTGCTCGGCAACCCGCACTACCCCTGGCAGGGCGGCCGCCGCTTCTGGCAGTCGCAGCAGACCATACCCGGCGAACTCAACGTTTCCGGCGGTTCATTGCTCGGTACGAGCGTGGTCAACATCGGCTTCAACGGCGACGTGGCGTGGAGTCACACGGTCGCGACCGGCGTCACCCTGAACCTGCACCAGCTGACGCTGGACCCGGCCGACCCGACCGTCTACCTGGTGGACGGCAAGCGCAGGAAGATGGTGAAGCGCACGGTCACCGTGCCGGTCAAGGACGGCGCCCCGGTGACGCGCACCCAGTACTGGACCCGTTACGGCCCGGTCGTCACGGGCCTCGGCGCCCAGCTCCCGCTGCCCTGGTCCTCGACCACGGCGTACGCGCTCAACGACCCCAACGCGGTCAATCTGCGCGGCAGCGACACCGACCTCGGCTTCGGCAAGGCACGCTCGACCGCGGGCATCCTCAAGTCCCTGCGCGAGACGCAGGGGCTGCCCTGGGTGAACACCGTCGCCGCCGACCGGCACGGTCACTCGCTGCTCAGCCAGTCGCAAGTACTCCCCCGCATCACCGACGAACTCGCGGAACGGTGCAGTACGCCGCTCGGCAAGGTCACCTACCCGGCCTCGGGCGTCGCCGTCCTCGACGGGTCGCGCGGCGCGTGCGCGCTCGGCTCGGACAAGGACGCGGTGCAGCCCGGCATCTTCGGCCCGTCACGGATGCCGACCCTCGAGGACGCCCCGTACGCGGAGAACTCCAACGACAGCGCCTGGCTGACCAACGCCGACCACCCGATCACGGGCTACGAGCGGATCTTCGGCACGATCGGCACGCAGCGCTCGATGCGCACCCGCGGCGCCGTCGAAGACGTGGCGGCGATGGCCGAGAAGGGGGACCTCACCGTCCGGGACCTCCAGCGCCAGCAGTTCGCGAACCGTGTCCCCGCGGCCGACCTCGCCGCCGCCGACACGGCGAAGGCCTGTGCGGCACTGCCCGGTGGCACGGCAACGAGCAGCGACGGTCGGGCAGTTGACGTACACAGGGCCTGCGAGGCCCTGGCGCGCTGGGACCACCGGATGGACACCGACAGCCGCGGCGCGCTGCTCTTCGACCGGTTCTGGCGCAAGCTCACGGCGACCGTGCCCAACGCCCAGTTGTGGAAGGTGCCGTTCTCGGCCGCGGACCCGGTGCGCACCCCGCACACCCTCGACACCTCGCTGCCCGGCTTCCGCACCGCACTCGCCGACGCGGTGACCGAACTGACCGCGGCGGGTGCCGACGTGGGCGACCCGCTCGGCGCGCACCAGTACGTCGTGCGGGACGGCCGGCGCATCCCGGTCTCCGGCGGCACCGAGTCCCTCGGCGTGTGGAACAAGATCGAGGCGAACTGGGACAAGAAGGCGGGGTACACGGAGGTCGCCCACGGGTCGAGCCACATCCAGGCGGTCGGCTGGAACTCCGGCGGCTGCCCCGAGGCCCGCACGCTCCTGTCGTACTCCCAGTCCTCCAACCCGAACTCCCCGCACTACAGCGACCAGACGAAGCTGTACGGGAAGGAGCGCTGGGTGACGTCGCGCTTCTGCGAGCGGGACATCCTCCGCGATCCGGAGCTGGAGGTGGTGCGGGTGCGCGAGCGCCGCTGA